The following coding sequences lie in one Catharus ustulatus isolate bCatUst1 chromosome 5, bCatUst1.pri.v2, whole genome shotgun sequence genomic window:
- the ZCCHC4 gene encoding rRNA N6-adenosine-methyltransferase ZCCHC4, translating into MAAAGRERPEPAALALLGPAPGAPSCPHGPALLFVKTSQGKEEGRRFYACSACRDRKDCNFFQWEDEKVSETRLAAREEYNRNHQPSFTHRQNVDRYKNFVLLPLSKRRFCQECQQLLLPAEWEKHSDHQFLCNITTTQLKSPSQLLYPLENKKTNAQYLFAGRSCKFLLNLLIDLGFRRVLSVGTPRLHEMIQLKASQEKEFSVRSLLLDIDFRYSQFYTEDEFCHYNMFNHHFFGGEAARETCRKFLYEENGERVIMVTDPPFGGLVEALASSFKKLMAMWNETEKEGHDNKEMPMFWIFPYFFESRILDFFPSFSMMDYQVDYDNHALYKHGKTGRRQSPVRIFTNLTPSMIVLPEEEGYRFCTICQRYVSSGNQHCEICNSCTSKDGRRWKHCVLCKKCVKPSWVHCSNCNCCTLQKHSCEKSDVGCFVCGKAGHKRSACPSLSRTRAACQPDKKKRQKTRKRVAMGICKRLAMKHAIFSKRKVKNKKKKT; encoded by the exons ATGGCGGCGGCGGGCCGGGAGCGGCCGGAGCCCGCAGCGCTCGCCCTGCTCGGGCCGGCGCCCGGCGCGCCCAGCTGCCCTCACG GTCCTGCGCTTCTGTTTGTGAAGACCAGccaaggaaaagaggaaggaagaagattCTATGCTTGTTCGGCTTGTAGGGATAGGAAGGATTGTAACTTTTTTCAGTGGGAAGATGAGAAG GTGTCAGAAACTAGGCTTGCAGCACGTGAAGAATATAATAGGAATCATCAACCTTCTTTTACACACAGACAGAATGTGGACAG GTACAAGAATTTTGTTCTGCTGCCATTATCAAAGAGGAGGTTTTGCCAGGAATGCCAGCAATTGCTATTGCCAGCAGAATGGGAAAAACACTCAGATCACCAGTTTCTGTGTAATATCACAACCACCCAGCTGAAAAGTCCAAGTCAACTTCTATATCCACTggagaataaaaaaacaaatgcacagTATTTATTTGCAGGCAGAAGTTGCAAGTTCCTACTGAATCTCCTTATAGATTTAGGATTCAGACGAGTGCTCTCTGTTGGGACACCCAG GCTTCATGAAATGATCCAGTTGAAAGCATcacaagaaaaagaattcaGTGTTAGAAGCCTTCTGCTAGATATTGATTTCAG GTATTCACAATTTTACACAGAGGATGAATTCTGTCACTACAACATGTTCAATCATCATTTTTTTGGCGGAGAG GCTGCACGTGAAACTTGCAGGAAATTCTTGTATGAAGAGAATGGTGAAAGAGTCATTATGGTAACTGATCCCCCATTTGGAGGGTTAGTGGAAGCACTGGCTTCTAGTTTTAAAAAACTGATGGCAATGTggaatgagacagaaaaagaag GTCATGACAACAAAGAGATGCCCATGTTCTGGATATTTCCCTACTTCTTCGAGTCTCGCATTCTTGACTTTTTTCCAAGCTTCAGTATGATGGATTACCAG gtAGACTATGATAATCATGCACTGTATAAACATGGCAAGACCGGTCGTAGACAGTCTCCTGTCCGTATTTTCACGAACCTTACCCCAAGTATGATTGTGCTGCCTGAAGAAGAGGGATATAG ATTTTGCACTATATGTCAGCGATATGTTAGTTCTGGTAACCAGCACTGTGAGATATGCAATTCATGTACATCAAAA GATGGCAGACGATGGAAACATTGTGTTCTTTGCAAAAAATGCGTAAAACCTT CTTGGGTTCACTGTAGCAATTGCAACTGCTGCACTCTTCAGAAGCACAGCTGTGAGAAGAGTGATGTTGGCTGTTTCGTCTGTGGCAAGGCAGGTCACAAGCgcagtgcctgtcccagccTCTCCCGCACCAGAGCAGCTTGTCA acctgacaaaaagaaaaggcagaaaactcGAAAGAGAGTAGCAATGGGCATCTGTAAAAGATTAGCTATGAAACATGCCATATTCTCCAAGAGGAAAgtaaagaataagaaaaaaaagacatga
- the ANAPC4 gene encoding anaphase-promoting complex subunit 4 isoform X1: MPAFRQVGEKQLPQEVVFMSWSPKRDLIALANRAGEVLLHRLANFQRVWSLPPNENTGKEVTALAWRPDGKILAFGLADTKRIILCDVEKPESLHSFSVDLSITYMHWMEVTEESSVLTSFYNAEDESNHLLPKLPALPKNYSTTAKIFSEEKSDEIMKLLGDVRLNALVLGGSSGFIEIYAYGMFKIATVNGVAGSCRGLCLSSDLKSLSVITELQSSSDSEAEMMYFQLDTSLLSSYLPEVTRMARKFTHISTLLQYIKLSLTCMCEAWEEILMQMDSRLTKFVQEKNTTTSVQDEFMQLLLWGKASLELQALLMNQLTVKGLKKLGQSIESSYSSIQKLVISHLQSGSEALLYHLSELKGMALWKQKYESLGLDASGIDEAITAVGSFILKANELLQVIDSSMKNFKAFFRWLYVAMLRMSEDHVLPELNKMTQKDITFVADFLTEHFNEAPELYNRKGKYFNVERVGQYLKDEDDDLVSPPNTEGNQWFNFLKDSTHLKESPLLFPYYPEKSLHFVKRQMEGIIDQCLQKPADVIGKSVHQAVCMSLYKISQSEDSTPQLFKLPFLWNDKTSNLHYVLFTMLENSISKIHILRRHTDTSRSVSNGILAVEFGNFLNNSINESSDSRCYSCLDAHFYDDETITVVLKESVQQEGKERVLAQLPLSSVYMDEDQDRKFIWDSMERLDERSSEIPTRTVFLESQWRVLENMKAQYVSVNGIRKVSCVLSSNLRHVRVFEMDVEDDGEVEEEEEEETTQITAGEPDEPNQPADGQDNVCDASAEEMPDETEEHETSLDP; this comes from the exons ATGCCCGCCTTCAGGCAGGTGGGCGAGAAGCAGCTGCCGCAGGAGGTCGTGTTCATGTCCTGGTCCCCCAAAAGAGACCTCATCGCCCTGGCCAACCGAGCGGGGGAG GTTTTACTTCATCGGCTTGCAAACTTTCAACGTGTGTGGAGTTTGCCTCcaaatgaaaatacaggaaaagaagTCACTGCTCTTGCTTGGAGACCAGATGGCAAAA TTTTGGCTTTTGGTCTTGCTGATACCAAGCGGATTATTCTGTGTGATGTAGAAAAACCTGAAAGCTTGCACTCCTTCTCTGTGGACTTATCTATTACATACATGCATTGGATGGAAGTAACTGAAGAAAGCAG TGTTCTCACTTCCTTTTACAATGCTGAAGATGAATCAAACCACCTTTTACCTAAATTACCAGCACTACCAAAAAA ttacAGTACCACTGCAAAAATTTTCAG tgaagaaaagtCAGACGAGATTATGAAGCTTCTGGGTGATGTCAG aCTTAATGCTCTTGTCCTTGGTGGAAGCTCAGGATTTATTGAGATATATGCTTATGGAATGTTCAAGATTGCTACAGTAAATGGG GTGGCAGGTTCGTGTCGTGGACTGTGTTTGTCTAGTGATTTGAAATCACTGTCAGTTATCACAGAGTTACAAAGCTCTTCAGACAGCGAAGCAGAGATGATGTATTTTCAG TTGGACACTAGTCTGTTATCAAGTTACTTACCTGAGGTAACTCGGATGGCCCGGAAGTTTACTCACATTTCAACTCTGTTACAG TATATAAAACTGTCATTGACATGCATGTGTGAAGCATGGGAAGAAATACTGATGCAGATGGACTCACGGCTAACAAAGTTTGTACAG GAAAAGAATACAACCACTTCTGTTCAGGATGAGTTTATGCAGCTGTTGTTATGGGGCAAAGCAAG TCTGGAGCTTCAGGCATTACTAATGAACCAACTGACAGTAAAG GGTTTAAAAAAACTTGGTCAGTCCATAGAGTCTTCCTATTCCAGTATACAGAAGTTGGTTATAAGTCATTTGCAGAG TGGCTCTGAGGCACTTTTATACCACTTGAGTGAATTGAAAGGAATGGCTTTATGGAAGCAAAAGTATGAGTCTCTGGGATTAGATGCATCTGGAATTGATG aggcTATTACTGCTGTTGGTTCTTTCATCCTGAAGGCAAATGAGCTGCTTCA AGTGATCGACAGTAGTATGAAAAACTTCAAGGCATTTTTTCGATGGCTCTATGTTG CCATGTTGAGGATGTCAGAAGATCATGTGCTCCCAGAGCTGAATAAG atgACACAAAAAGATATCACATTTGTTGCTGATTTTCTTACTGAACACTTCAATGAG GCACCAGAACTTTACAATCGTAAAGGAAAATACTTCAATGTGGAGAGAGTTGGCCAG TACTTgaaagatgaagatgatgacCTTGTGTCACCACCTAATACAGAGGGAAACCAGTGGTTTAACTTTCTTAAAGATAGTACTCACCTTAAAG AAAGCCCACTTCTGTTTCCCTACTATCCTGAGAAATCACTGCATTTTGTCAAAAGGCAAATGGAAGGGATCATTGATCAGTGTTTACAAAAGCCAGCA gATGTAATTGGAAAGTCAGTGCATCAAGCAGTCTGCATGTCTCTCTACAAAATTTCTCAAAG TGAAGATTCCACACCTCAGTTATTTAAATTACCATTTCT GTGGAATGACAAAACATCTAATTTACATTATGTTCTCTTCACCATGTTAGAAAATTCTATTtctaaaatacacattttgagAAGACACACTGATACTTCCAG GTCTGTCAGTAATGGGATTCTTGCAGTAGAGTTTGGAAACTTCTTGAACAACAGTATAAACGAGAGCTCAGACTCCAG ATGCTACAGTTGTTTGGATGCTCACTTCTATGATGATGAAACTATAACTGTAGTTCTGAAAGAGAGTGTGCAAcaagaggggaaggagagagtcTTGGCTCAGCTGCCTTTATCTTCAGTATATATGGATGAAGACCAGGATAGAAAATTTATTTGGGATTCCATGGAAAG GCTGGATGAGCGAAGCAGTGAGATACCCACACGTACTGTCTTCTTGGAGAGCCAGTGGAGAGTGCTGGAGAATATGAAAGCTCAGTATGTTTCTGTAAATGGCATTAGAAAAGTTTCTTGTGTG CTAAGTTCAAACCTCCGCCACGTCAGGGTGTTCGAGATGGATGTAGAGGATGACGGGGAAgttgaggaggaagaggaagaagaaacaacTCAGATTACAGCTGGGGAACCTGATGAGCCAAATCAGCCTGCAGATGGTCAGGACAATGTGTGTGATGCATCTGCTGAAGAAATGCCTGATGAAACTGAAGAACATGAGACAAGTCTGGATCCTTGA
- the ANAPC4 gene encoding anaphase-promoting complex subunit 4 isoform X2, with product MHWMEVTEESSVLTSFYNAEDESNHLLPKLPALPKNYSTTAKIFSEEKSDEIMKLLGDVRLNALVLGGSSGFIEIYAYGMFKIATVNGVAGSCRGLCLSSDLKSLSVITELQSSSDSEAEMMYFQLDTSLLSSYLPEVTRMARKFTHISTLLQYIKLSLTCMCEAWEEILMQMDSRLTKFVQEKNTTTSVQDEFMQLLLWGKASLELQALLMNQLTVKGLKKLGQSIESSYSSIQKLVISHLQSGSEALLYHLSELKGMALWKQKYESLGLDASGIDEAITAVGSFILKANELLQVIDSSMKNFKAFFRWLYVAMLRMSEDHVLPELNKMTQKDITFVADFLTEHFNEAPELYNRKGKYFNVERVGQYLKDEDDDLVSPPNTEGNQWFNFLKDSTHLKESPLLFPYYPEKSLHFVKRQMEGIIDQCLQKPADVIGKSVHQAVCMSLYKISQSEDSTPQLFKLPFLWNDKTSNLHYVLFTMLENSISKIHILRRHTDTSRSVSNGILAVEFGNFLNNSINESSDSRCYSCLDAHFYDDETITVVLKESVQQEGKERVLAQLPLSSVYMDEDQDRKFIWDSMERLDERSSEIPTRTVFLESQWRVLENMKAQYVSVNGIRKVSCVLSSNLRHVRVFEMDVEDDGEVEEEEEEETTQITAGEPDEPNQPADGQDNVCDASAEEMPDETEEHETSLDP from the exons ATGCATTGGATGGAAGTAACTGAAGAAAGCAG TGTTCTCACTTCCTTTTACAATGCTGAAGATGAATCAAACCACCTTTTACCTAAATTACCAGCACTACCAAAAAA ttacAGTACCACTGCAAAAATTTTCAG tgaagaaaagtCAGACGAGATTATGAAGCTTCTGGGTGATGTCAG aCTTAATGCTCTTGTCCTTGGTGGAAGCTCAGGATTTATTGAGATATATGCTTATGGAATGTTCAAGATTGCTACAGTAAATGGG GTGGCAGGTTCGTGTCGTGGACTGTGTTTGTCTAGTGATTTGAAATCACTGTCAGTTATCACAGAGTTACAAAGCTCTTCAGACAGCGAAGCAGAGATGATGTATTTTCAG TTGGACACTAGTCTGTTATCAAGTTACTTACCTGAGGTAACTCGGATGGCCCGGAAGTTTACTCACATTTCAACTCTGTTACAG TATATAAAACTGTCATTGACATGCATGTGTGAAGCATGGGAAGAAATACTGATGCAGATGGACTCACGGCTAACAAAGTTTGTACAG GAAAAGAATACAACCACTTCTGTTCAGGATGAGTTTATGCAGCTGTTGTTATGGGGCAAAGCAAG TCTGGAGCTTCAGGCATTACTAATGAACCAACTGACAGTAAAG GGTTTAAAAAAACTTGGTCAGTCCATAGAGTCTTCCTATTCCAGTATACAGAAGTTGGTTATAAGTCATTTGCAGAG TGGCTCTGAGGCACTTTTATACCACTTGAGTGAATTGAAAGGAATGGCTTTATGGAAGCAAAAGTATGAGTCTCTGGGATTAGATGCATCTGGAATTGATG aggcTATTACTGCTGTTGGTTCTTTCATCCTGAAGGCAAATGAGCTGCTTCA AGTGATCGACAGTAGTATGAAAAACTTCAAGGCATTTTTTCGATGGCTCTATGTTG CCATGTTGAGGATGTCAGAAGATCATGTGCTCCCAGAGCTGAATAAG atgACACAAAAAGATATCACATTTGTTGCTGATTTTCTTACTGAACACTTCAATGAG GCACCAGAACTTTACAATCGTAAAGGAAAATACTTCAATGTGGAGAGAGTTGGCCAG TACTTgaaagatgaagatgatgacCTTGTGTCACCACCTAATACAGAGGGAAACCAGTGGTTTAACTTTCTTAAAGATAGTACTCACCTTAAAG AAAGCCCACTTCTGTTTCCCTACTATCCTGAGAAATCACTGCATTTTGTCAAAAGGCAAATGGAAGGGATCATTGATCAGTGTTTACAAAAGCCAGCA gATGTAATTGGAAAGTCAGTGCATCAAGCAGTCTGCATGTCTCTCTACAAAATTTCTCAAAG TGAAGATTCCACACCTCAGTTATTTAAATTACCATTTCT GTGGAATGACAAAACATCTAATTTACATTATGTTCTCTTCACCATGTTAGAAAATTCTATTtctaaaatacacattttgagAAGACACACTGATACTTCCAG GTCTGTCAGTAATGGGATTCTTGCAGTAGAGTTTGGAAACTTCTTGAACAACAGTATAAACGAGAGCTCAGACTCCAG ATGCTACAGTTGTTTGGATGCTCACTTCTATGATGATGAAACTATAACTGTAGTTCTGAAAGAGAGTGTGCAAcaagaggggaaggagagagtcTTGGCTCAGCTGCCTTTATCTTCAGTATATATGGATGAAGACCAGGATAGAAAATTTATTTGGGATTCCATGGAAAG GCTGGATGAGCGAAGCAGTGAGATACCCACACGTACTGTCTTCTTGGAGAGCCAGTGGAGAGTGCTGGAGAATATGAAAGCTCAGTATGTTTCTGTAAATGGCATTAGAAAAGTTTCTTGTGTG CTAAGTTCAAACCTCCGCCACGTCAGGGTGTTCGAGATGGATGTAGAGGATGACGGGGAAgttgaggaggaagaggaagaagaaacaacTCAGATTACAGCTGGGGAACCTGATGAGCCAAATCAGCCTGCAGATGGTCAGGACAATGTGTGTGATGCATCTGCTGAAGAAATGCCTGATGAAACTGAAGAACATGAGACAAGTCTGGATCCTTGA